The Bacteroides fragilis NCTC 9343 genome includes the window AAGTTTTATTTCGAGAAGGTGCTGGGACAGGAACGGAAATGTTACGAGGTAAAGCGAGCCAAACGGGAACGGACGCTGCCCGACGTGCTGAGCAAGGAGGAGATAAAATCCATCCTTGACGCAACCGGTCCGGACATCCGGCTGTTCTGCATGTTCTCGTTGCTTTACTCCGCCGGGTTGAGAATCAGCGAGCTGCTGGACTTGAAACCTCACGACATCAACGTGAGCCGTTCGCTGATACGGGTACGGCAGGGCAAAGGGAGGAAAGACCGCTACACGCTGCTGTCGAAGCCCCTTGTCAGGAAGCTGACCGAGTACACCAAGCTGTACAAGCCGCAGGAATGGCTCTTCGAGCGGTACAAGGGTGAGCCGTTTACGGAGAGCATCGTGTCGAAGAAGCTGAAAGAGGCGGCGAAGGAAGCCGGAATCACCAAGCGGGTGTACCCCCACCTGTTGCGGCACTCGTTCGCCACGCATCTGATCGAGCAAGGCACGGACTTGAAAATCGTGAAAGAGCTGTTGGGGCACAACCAACTGAAAACGACGGAAATGTACGTGCATATAGCCGACACTTTCAAGAGCAGCATCCGCACTCCATTGGATGATATTCTTGAAAGTGATAATGAGATAGTTAAATAAGAAAATAACAGCGAAAACCGCTGATAATTACATGTTAGTCGCTTGAAAAATAAAAAAAGAAAATGAGTAAGATAATGATATGGGTCGGTCAATTCGATTCCGAAGCTGACTTTGAGAAATATATGGATCAATCGGCTTTCCGTCAATGGTGGAAAGATTACGATGAAGACAATAAGGAACTTCGTTGCCAGTTCTGTAAGGAGCTTGGTGTAATGAGCTATGATGAGGATTTTCTTATTATGAAATTCACATCTGACGGCTTGGCAGGATTACTCAACCTTATTCCTGCTGATACCCAAAAGATAAGTCTGTCGATGGCTGATAAAAATATTACAATGGCAAATGCTGTTATCTGCTATAATTGTCGTGAGGGTATATCTCCTAAAAAGGCAGAGAATACCACAACCATGACTTATCTTGGTACGTTTGAGTTTGAACTGTCGCCTGAAGGAATGCAAGGGTCTAATGCTGGATTAGAATATATGATTTGGATTGGCACAACCGCTAAAAGTCGGGAAGAATTTATGGAGTATTTCAATCAAGATGAGTACATGAAAGAAATACGAGATTACGAAGAAGGTCGTACAAAGAAACGTCCCAATCCGGAACATCGCTGTCAGTTCTGTAAAGACGTTAATATAAAGTATTACTATCCAGAATTTCTAACTGTGGAAATTAAGGATGAACCCGAAAATCCTTTTAATCTTGTTAGAATGATGATTGATAACAAACTTGTCCTTGACTGGTATATTGAATCCGATATTGATGAATACCACATAAAGCCATCAAATTGTATTGTGTGCTATATACCCAATGGTTTCAAGGACAACAAAAGGAATCAGAAAATCTTTATTAAGAAGAAAAATTATGATTCATATGAAACACCTAAAAAATTTGTGGATGAATTAGACAGTTACAACGGTATTCAATATTTGGAAACTTATATTGCAGAATAAAGCGACTAACAAACGGATAAATTTCCCTTAAAGGTCGATTATCCACTGGACATTAGCAACTAGGAATAAAATCAATATGGAAGTAATAGAAAGTAAATGGTATAAAAAGGATGGTGCAAGTTCTGCGTCTATTGATGACGTAGAAAAGCTTCTAAATACCACCTTGCCAAAACAGTACAAAAGTTTTTTGTTATGGAGTAATGGTGGTGAGGGCAAATTAGGAGATAACTACATCTATATATGGGCTATAGAAGATGTTATTGCTTACAATCATGACTATGGAATACAAAAATATCTTCAAAAAGAGTATTGGGCATTTGGTATGGATGGTGATATTGGGTATATTCTTCACTTGTCTGACAATAGTATATATAGAGTAGATTTGGGAGATTTAGATATAACTTCTATTAAGTATATAGCACCTTCTTTTGATGACTTTTTAGGTAAGGCTATTTATCTTAACTTCAATAAATTACAGAATGTTGCTAACAATAACCTAACCACATAAAGCGGTTAGCTACAACCC containing:
- a CDS encoding tyrosine-type recombinase/integrase, whose product is MRMKVYQSKPRITLSPAIRDGQKYVEVEFDEDDAIRLSLSKEKGVRFEGDRAYLPEEGFDLSGFFDRHVETAYINYSALKNTLPKKNGKTSPAIPPGYAETLRQLRYSEHTVRAYTAYFREFQQYFAGRNLRYIRPEEINAYIVHLIDTRGISSCQQNLRINSIKFYFEKVLGQERKCYEVKRAKRERTLPDVLSKEEIKSILDATGPDIRLFCMFSLLYSAGLRISELLDLKPHDINVSRSLIRVRQGKGRKDRYTLLSKPLVRKLTEYTKLYKPQEWLFERYKGEPFTESIVSKKLKEAAKEAGITKRVYPHLLRHSFATHLIEQGTDLKIVKELLGHNQLKTTEMYVHIADTFKSSIRTPLDDILESDNEIVK
- a CDS encoding immunity 22 family protein, giving the protein MSKIMIWVGQFDSEADFEKYMDQSAFRQWWKDYDEDNKELRCQFCKELGVMSYDEDFLIMKFTSDGLAGLLNLIPADTQKISLSMADKNITMANAVICYNCREGISPKKAENTTTMTYLGTFEFELSPEGMQGSNAGLEYMIWIGTTAKSREEFMEYFNQDEYMKEIRDYEEGRTKKRPNPEHRCQFCKDVNIKYYYPEFLTVEIKDEPENPFNLVRMMIDNKLVLDWYIESDIDEYHIKPSNCIVCYIPNGFKDNKRNQKIFIKKKNYDSYETPKKFVDELDSYNGIQYLETYIAE
- a CDS encoding SMI1/KNR4 family protein — encoded protein: MEVIESKWYKKDGASSASIDDVEKLLNTTLPKQYKSFLLWSNGGEGKLGDNYIYIWAIEDVIAYNHDYGIQKYLQKEYWAFGMDGDIGYILHLSDNSIYRVDLGDLDITSIKYIAPSFDDFLGKAIYLNFNKLQNVANNNLTT